The DNA region GCATCTGAGCCACCAGCTGTGCACGCTGCCAGCTGAGCCAGCCCCACTGCGCCATCAACCAGCCCCCCTCCAGCAGCGACAGCAGCGATAACAGCACGACCCCCTCGCGGCACAGCGCTGGGACACGGCGCAGGGTGCGCCACCAGCGCGCCAGAGGGGGGGAAAAGTCATGAGCGCAGACCGGCTGCGCCTGCTGCCAGCGGCAGTCCGGCTGCCGCCGCCAGGGCAGATCCGCCAGCGCATCCGGCAGAGCACTGTCACCGCACAGCCACAGTTGCTGAGGTTCTCCCCGGCGGCGCAGCGTCGCCCACAGCGCGTCCCCCTGATGCGGCACGCACAGTGTCTGCCCGTCGGCAAAACGCACCGCCCAGACAGCCTCTCGCCGGGCCACGACCCAGGTGTCAGCAGGCGGCAAGGGCAGGCACTGCTCCTCAGGCACGATGGCGCTGACAGCGACGCCCTGCCGCCCGAGCCAGCCCAGCACCGCCTGCAGCGGCGCCTGTGCGGTCAGACACACCCGCAGATCCGTCCTGTCCGGCAGGCTGGCATAACGATTGTCCTCCGCCTCATTGAGCAGGCCCTCTTCCAGCGCATAAGCGATCAGGGCCGAGGTCTGCCGCCGGGTACCGCCGGGCAGTGCCACGCGCGCGCAGCGACTCGTCCCGGCGGCCAGCACCAGCAGGCATTGATCAGCCCCCCGGGGCAGCACCCCTCCCTGTCCGCTACTCAGCGTCCGGCCCTGGGCATCGCTCAGGCTCCAGAGCACTTCCGATTCGGCCGTCGTGGCCGACAGATACACGCGCAACACCGACATCGGCTATCTCACTCCGCAAGAGGGGGCAAGGCCCCCGGTTCTGCCCGCCGAAGCAGGCGCACCCGCCCGGCCTCCACTTGCAGGATGGCCTCGACATGGCGCTCGGCACGCTGATGCCGGACGACACCATGCAACTGAAACAGCACCGAGCTGGTCGCAAACAAGCTGGGGCGCAACACGGCAGCAGCCCCGACCCGACTGGCAAAATCCGCCTGATCACGAAACGGCAAGGTACGACGCTGCTGCAAGACACGCGCCAGCGCAGCCGGCGCCACCTCCGGCAACAAGGCCTGCAACAGCGGCAAGGGCGCCGTGTTCAGATTGATTCGGCTGAAGGAGCTCGGCAGCAGACTTACCAGCGGACCCAAACGCTGCATGACGGCCGGGGTGTAGCCACTGACCTCGGCCAGTTGCCGCCAGTCGCGCAATCCGCGTACCGCTTGACCACTGCCGCCCTGGCCATCAGCCGGGCGCAGCCCCTGCCAGCGCACCAGTTGATCGGCCAGCGTCCCCGGCAGCTGCAAGGACTGCAACAGCCGCTGATAGGCCTCGAGCATGTCCTGATTGACTCGCCCGTCCGGCAGACCCAGTGCATTGAGGTTCAACCTTGACTGCAAGTCATGCAGCCGGGCCTGCCAGTGATAGTCACCCTCACTACCCTGCCAGGGACGGGCCCAGGACTGGTTCAGCGCCACGATGGCACGACTATGCAGACGGGTTGCCGCCCAGGCCAGCTGGGCATCCAGCAGCAAGCGCATCTGAGCCCGCTGACGATCCACTTCCACCTGCTGCCACCACAGCCCCTGTTGCCACAACACCAGACTGGCGGCCGAAGCGGCCAGCGCCACCAGTAACAGCGCCATGATCACCGCCATGCCGGACTGACGCCTCATGGCAACCGCCAGAAGCGTGTCACGCTGCCCAGGGCACGGTCGCGCACCTGCATTTCCAGCAAACGAGGCCGGTTGGCCGAAGCGCCGTGCCACTGCTCGACCCAGCGCCCGTCATCCAGTTGCAGGCGCCACTGCACCCGGGCGCCGGAAGACAACAGGGGAAAGAACTGGCCGTCGGCACGGCTGCTGGACCAGGCCAGGCCTTCCTGACCGGCGCGATAGCGTACCTGGTCCAGGCTGCCGGGCGAGGGCGTGCCGGGCAGCCAGACGCTCAGCACCTGATTCGTGGGTTCGCCCTGCAGCAGCAGGCGGGGCCGGGGATCCGCGCCATCCAGGGGGGGCAGGCGATCAAGATCATGACCCACGCGGGCGAACACCCGGGCCAGATCGACCCATTGCGCCGAGACCGACAGCAACCGTTCACGGGCGATCAGCAGGGCACTGAAGCCCTGGTAACCCAGCACGGACAGGATGGCCATCAGGCTCATGGCCACCAGCAACTCGATCAGGGTCATGCCCTGCTGCCTGGCCGATGGCGCCGTCATGAGCGCGCCCCCGGCAAATAGGCCACTAACCGTGCCAGGGGATAATCCCGCCCGGCATCGGCCTGCACGCTGACCTCGATCCGCAGCAAGCTGCCTTCGAACAAAGGAGAAACCTGCTGGCGCCAATACCAGCGCCGCTCGTCCAGCTCGACACTACCTTGCTGCAGACCAGGGACCGGTGGCGTCCCTGCCGTCTGCAGCAGGGCGAGATGATCTTCGGCCACCCAGCCTGCCAGCATGCGCTCGCGCAGTACCATACTGTTCTCGGCGGCCAGACCGCTGACTCGCAGCAGGGCCGACAGGGCAATGGCGGTAATCGCCAGTGCCACCAGTACCTCCAGCAGGGTAAAGCCTTGCTGCCTCATGGCGCCGCGCCGTCCAGCGAGACCCGACCCAGCGGCGACAGACTCAAATCCACCTGATGCCCGCCGCCGGTCAGACGCAAAACCAGCCAGGGGCTCTGCCCTTGCTGCCACAGCGGCCAGGGCTGCGCGGCAGGGGCACGCAGAATCTGCGCCTGAACCCCTTCCGGCCAGGCATGCGCCGCAAAGAAGTCATCGCCGGCCGGCTGCCAGCGCCCGGCGACATCGCGCCGCACGAAGGCATAGCCGGCCGGTTGCCAGCGCAGCGCCAGCGGGTCGCCCTCCTCTGCCATGGCGACGCCCTGCTCCAGCATCCGCGCCAGACGATAGCTTTCTTCCTGCAATTGGCGATGCGTGTCCGGGCTGATCGACAGGGTCAGGGTGGTGGTCAGGATGCCGATGATGGCCATGACCACCAGCACCTCAAGCAGGGTGAAGCCGCGCATCGTGCCTCACTGCATCCAGTTGCCGATATCGCCATTGACCCCGCTGCCGCCCGGCTGGCCATCGGCCCCCAGACTCCACAGATCGATCTCGCCATGCGCCCCGGGATTGAGATAACGATACGGCGTCCCCCAGGGATCAAGCGGCAGTCGCTCGAGATAACCGCCGGGTTTCCAGTTGCGCGGCAGCGGCGGCGTGGCCGGCTGCTGGATCAGCGCCTGCAAGCCCTGGACCGTGGTCGGGTAACGACCGTTGTCCAGGCGGTACAGTTTGAGCGCCTGCATCAGGGCATTGATGTCCTGGCGTGCCGCCACCACCCGGGCCTCATCCGGGCGGCTCATGACCTTGGGCACCACCAGGGCGCCCAATACCCCGAGGATGACGATGACCACCATGATTTCGATCAGGGTGAAGCCGCGCTGCATCTTGGCCGATGACTGCATGAAAACTCCTTGAAACGCCGTGAAGGCAGGTTGATGGCAAAACCGGAAATCGGGTGGCTGCACTCAGTGCACCATCTGGTTCATGTCGATGATCGGCAGCATGATGGCCAGCACGATCACCAGCACCACGCCCCCCATGCACAGAATCAGCAGCGGTTCCATCAGTGCGCTCATGGTGCCCAGCCGTCGCTCGACCTCCTGTTGCTGCTGCAGGGCGGCCCGCTCCAGCATCAGCGCCAGGGTCCCGCTGGACTCTCCGCTGCCCACCAGGTGCACCAGCACCGGGGGAAAACAGCCGCGTGCCGCCAGGGCACGCGACAGCGGCTGCCCTTCGCGCACCTGGGTCATGACCTCGTCCATGGCGTCACGCAGCAGCAGACAGCCGAGCAGCGGCTGGACGGTGGCCAGAGCAGACAACAACGGCACGCCGCTGGACACCAGGATCGCCAGCGTGCTGGCCATGCGGGCCGTGTTGATGGCCAGCAGCAGACTGCCAAACAATGGCAGGGCGAGCAGCAGGGACTCGCTGCGCCGGCGCCATGCCGGCCGCGATAACAGGCGGCGCAGGCACAGCACCACACTCAGCAGGCCAGGCAACAGCAGCCAGCCCCATTCACGCAAGCCGGCGGACAGGGCCATCAGGGCCCGCGTCAGCCACGGCAGCGTCTGATGGCTCTGGACAAACACCCCGACAACCTGCGGCACCACCCAGGTCATCAGGCCGCTGACCACCAGCAAAGCAACCAGCATGACGGCCAGCGGATAGGCCAGCGCCTGAATCAGTTTCTGCCTTGCGCTGGCACGCCGGGCCAGATAGTCGGCCAGCCGGACCAGCACGCTGTCCAGACGGCCACTCTGTTCCCCGGCCTCGATCAGCGCACGGTACAGCGGCGAAAACACGCCGGGACGCTGGGACAGCGCCCCGGCCAGACTTTGCCCCTGCAGAATGTCCGTGCGCAGCGCTTCCAGCACCTGCCGTGCCGGGCCCTGACCGGTCTGCTCGATGACGGCGCTGAGCGCTCGTTCCAGCGGCAACCCGGCCTCCAGCAAGGTGGACAACTGCTGGGTCAGCAACACCAGACTGCCGGCCGGCAGGCGCAGGCGCCGCTGCCGGCCTGGCAACTGCAACGTCAGCGGCATCAGCCCCTGTTCGCGCAGGCGGCTGCGTGCCTGGCGCGCACTTTCGGCCTGCAGTGTTCCACGGAGGCGCCGTCCGTCCTTGTCGAGTGCCTGATAGCGATAGCTGGCCATCTCAGGTCCGGGTCACACGCAAGACTTCTTCCTGAGTGGTCTCGCCGCGCTCGACAAGCCGCAGACCATCATCGCGCAGACTGCGCATTCCCTGCGTCTGCGCGTGCTGCCGCAGTTGCTGTTCCGAGGCCGCGCCGTGGATCAGCCGCTGCAATTCGGCATCAACCAGCAACAACTCGTACAGACCGGTACGACCACGGTAGCCACTACCACCGCAGGTCTGGCAGGCATGCCTCACCGGCCCCGCCCGTGTGGTGCGGCAATCCGGGCAACAGCGTCGCACCAGCCGTTGCGCCATGACCGCCAGCAGCGACGAGGCCAGCAGAAATGGCTCCACCCCCATGTCCACCAGCCGCGTCACGGCACTGACGGCATCATTGGTATGCAGGGTAGCCAGCACCAGATGGCCGGTCAGCGAGGCCTGAATGGCGATCTGGGCGGTTTCCAGATCGCGGATCTCGCCGATCATGATGACATCCGGGTCCTGGCGCAGGATGGCGCGCAGGGCACGGGCAAAGCTCATGTCGATGCGGGCATTCACCTGGGTCTGGCCAATACCCGGCAGGTGGTACTCCACCGGGTCCTCGACGGTCATGATGTTGGTCTGATCGGCATCCAGCCGCGACAGGGCTGCATACAGGGTGGTGGTCTTGCCCGAGCCGGTCGGCCCGGTCACCAGCAGGATGCCGTGCGGCTGACGAATCACCCGGTCGACGGCCGCCAGGGTGTCGGGCGGCATGCCCAGCGCGCCCAGGTCCAGGCGGGCGGCCTCTTTGTCCAGCAGACGCAGCACCACCCGCTCGCCAAAGCCGGTCGGCAGGGTCGAGACCCGGACGTCGACCGGCCGCCCCCCAAGGCGCAGCGAGATGCGGCCATCCTGCGGCAGGCGCCGCTCGGCAATATCCAGGCTGGCCATGATCTTGATGCGCGACACCATGGCGGCATGCAATGCCCGGTGCGGACGGGCAATGTCGCGCAGCGTGCCGTCCAGGCGAAAGCGCACCACCGAATACCCCTCGAAGGGCTCGATGTGGATGTCGGAGGCCTGCTCGCGCAAGGCCTGCGCCAGCAGCGCATTGATCATGCGGATGATCGGGGCATCGCCCTCGCTCTCCAGCAGATCTTCCACCGTGGGCAGGGACTCGATCAGCCGGGCAATATCCAGGGTCTGGCCGATGTCCTCGACCACGCCGGCCGCCCCGTCATGCTCGGCATAGTGCGCCGCCAGGGCCTGGCCGAAGGCCGTCTCCGTCAGCAGGACGACCTGTGCCGGTGGGCCGAACAGGCGCAGCACCTCACTCCATCCCTCCGGCGCCGCATCCTCGCGCACCTGCCAGCTGCCATCCGGCAGCAGCAGCACGCCCTGATCACGGGCAAAGGCAAAGGGCAGACGACGGCTCATGGTGCGCCGCCCTCCCCCTGCAGCGACTTGATGCCGCTGGGCAGCGCTTCCAGCGCGCTGCGGGCATCCAGCGCCAGCGGGCTCGTCCGGCGCGCATAGCTGTCGCCCAGAATGTAGCGATAGCGCTCTTCGGCGATGGCGCGCGCACCGCCGTCATCCCGCACGATGGTCGGTTTGAGGAACACCAGCAGATTGGTTTTGTTGCGGGCCTTCACCTGATGCCGGAACAGCCAGCCCAGACCGGGGATGTCGCCCAGCAGCGGGATCTTGTCCTGATTGTTGCTGACGGTCTCCTGGATCAGCCCGCCGATGGCGATGATGCCGCCATCCTCGACCGTGACCGAGGTTTCCACCGAGCGGATGTTGAAGGTCGGGAGAGTGGAGTTGGCACTGGCCGGATCAATGGAGGAGGCCGTCTGCAGGATCTTCATGCGAATGCTGCCGCCCTCGGAGATCTGCGGCACGATGGCCAGCTTGAGGCCGACCGTCTTGCGGTCATAGGTGGTAAAGGGCGAGGCCGTATTGCTGCCTGAGCCGAGATTGCTGTACTGACCGGTCTGTACCGCGATTTCCTGGCCGACCTCGATGCGCGCCGGTTCATTGTCGGTTGCCATCAGCGTCGGGTTGGAGAGGATATTGCCCTGAGCCTCGGTCTCGAGTGCGCGGGCCAGCACCGTCAGGTCCAGCACATTGCCCAGCCCCTTGACGTGCAAGACACCAGCCCCGCTTCCGGCCGTGAGTCCCAGCCCCTGACTGCCCAACTGCAGCGCCAGCGTATTGCCGCCGGCCGACCCACTGCCGGGCTGTGTCTGCAGCGCCTGCCAGCGCACGCCCAACTCCTGCAGACGCTGTGCCGAGACCTCCATGACCAGGGTCTCGACATGGACCTGAGCGCGCCGGCGATCCAGCAGGTCGATCACATTGCGCAGGTTGCGATACATGCTGTCCGGCACATTGAGAATCAGGGCATTGCTGGCGGTATCAGCCTGCACCAGCGTACTGGCCGGGGTGTTGCCGGCGGCGGATCCGTCGGGCGCTGCCGCCGGATCGGCCGCCAGGGGTGCGGCATTGCTGCTGCCGGCGTCCTGATTGCCGGCGACCTGCCCCTGGCCGATCCCGCTGGCGGCGGGGGATGAGGGCAGGCTGCTCTTGCGCGTTTCGGCCAGCGGGGCGGCACTGCTGCTCAGCAGGGCTCGCAAGGTTTGCGCCACGCGGGCGGCATCGGCGTTTTTCAGGTACACCACCCGTACATTGGCACCGGCCTGGCTGGGCTGATCCAGCATCTGCACCAGTTGCCGCACCTGGTTAAGCCGCCCCGGCAGGTCGGCACGCACCAGCAACACATTGGCCCGGCTGTCGGCATTGATGATCAGCCGGCTGCCCTCACTGCCGGCATCCTGCAGCAGCTTGCCCAGCGTCGTCGCCAGCTCACTGGCCGAGGCATAAAGCAAGGGAACCACGGCCGTCTGACTGTCGGCCACGCCCTCCAGGCTGGCCACGATGCTTTCGATGCGGCGCAGGTTGTCGGCGTAGTCCGTCACCACCAGCGCATTGGCCTGGGCAAAGGCGGACAAGGCATTGTTGGGAGACACGATCGGCCGGATGACCGGCAGCAACTGTGCCGCATTGCTGTTTTTCAGGGTGAAGACCCGGGTGATCAGTCGCTCGCCGCCCTGACCGCCCCGGGTCGCGACACGGGCGTGCAGCTTGGCATCCGACTCGGGCACGATCTTGACCACCCCCTCCCCCTCGACCGCGCTGAAGCCCTGCAGACGCAGTGAGGACAGCAGGATCTGGTAGGCCAGCGCCCTTGACACCGGCTGGGAGGAGATGATGTTGACGGTACCTTTGATGCGCGGGTCGAGCAGGAAGTTGTGCCCGGTCATCTCGCCGATGGCGCGCACCACGGTCTCGATATCGGCATTGGCAAAATTGAGCGTGACACTCTCCCTGCCCGCCGGCGTGGCGCCAAGCGGCGTGTTCAGTGCGGCCAGCAGGAACAGCAGCCCCGCCAGGTGGTGGCGCGGCATCACTCGTCGTCTCCCGGCAGCGGCAGGGCATCCTGACCGCCCCCCTCCCCCGCCGGGGTCGTCTGCCGGCTGAGGGGATAAAAGTGCTGATGGCGTCCCTGAGCCAGAATCAGGCCATCCGGCGCAATCGCCTGCACGCGCCATTGTTCCAGTTGCTGACCGGCCAGCAGCGCCAGGCTGGCGCCATCACGGCGGGCAATGGCAAAGCCGGGCTGATGCGCCCCGTGGCCGGGCGCAAAGACGCCGAGCACGACCAGACCAGGCGGGTCGGGGGGCACAAGCGGGCCGAACCAGTGTGCCGACGCCAGACGGCTGGCGGCCTGCTGCAAGTCCGGTGCGGCCGCGGGCTTTGCCATCACGACAGGCAGCGTCGGCAAAGTCAGCAGCCGCCAGCCGGACCAGACCAGGCAGAGACACAGCAGCGCCCAATGGCGACGAAAGGGGAAGCGGGAAATATCGATGACGTTCATTGTGTCCGAGCGTACTGATCGTGGCCTCGCCCTTCACCTGACCGGAGGAACGGGAGGCGGCACGAGCAGAACACTGATTCAGGCTGATAATCAATCGGACAATTATTAATAGCTGCTTTCAAATGGCAAGGCGGCGCGGTCGATCCATGGCGGCCGGCCAAAAAAAACCGCCGTGCGGTCCCTTGGGACGGCACGGCGGTGGCAGGCGGGGAAGCCGCTCAGAAGCTGGCTTCGCCCAGCTCCAGCACGCTTTCGGCCCCTTCGACGATGGCATGCGCCAGGCCGGCGGTCTGCGGCAGCAGGTGTTCGCCATAAAAGCGCGCGGTGACCAGCTTGGACTGCAGGAAATCCTGATCGGCGCCCTCCTCGGTCAAGCCACGCTGGGCAATCAGCGCTGCCCGTCCCATTTGCCAGCCGCCGAGTACGATACCCATCAGCTTGAGGAAGGGTACCGAGCCGGCTGCCGGCCATTCCGGCCGGGTAGTGAAATGTTCGAGCACGAAACCGATGGCGCGACTGGCGTCTGCTGCGGCACGACGCAAATTGCGCGCCAGACCGCTCTGCCCGGCAGCCTCCAGCTCGCGCACCGTCACCAGAACCTCTTCCAGCAGCCCCTGCGCCACGGCGCCCTGGTCACCGGCAGTCTTGCGGCCGATCAGATCCAGCGCCTGGATACCGGTCGTGCCTTCGTAAATCGCCGTGATGCGCGCGTCGCGGTAGTACTGCGCCACGCCGGTCTCCTCGATATAGCCCATGCCACCGTGTACCTGGATGGCCATCGAGGTGATCTCATTGGCCTGTTCGGTATTCCAGCCTTTGACGATGGGGATGAGGAAATTCAGCAGTGCCTGGTTGCGTGCACGCTCTTCCGGTACCGGATGATGGCCGGCACGATCCAGTGCGGCGGCGGCATAGCAGGCCAGTGCCCGTTGCGCCTCGATCTGCGCCCGCATGGTCATCAGCATGCGGCGGATATCTGGATGGCGAATGATCGGTACGCCTGCGGCATCGGCGGCGCCGACGGCACGGCTTTGCACGCGCTCGCGGGCATAGTTGACCGCGGCCTGATAGGCGCGCTCGGACACTGCCAGCCCCTCTACCCCGACGCCGAGACGGGCATGGTTCATCATGGTGAACATATAGGCCAGGCCTTTGTTCAGCTCGCCCACCAGATAGCCGACGGCGCCGCCCTGATCGCCAAAACTCATCACGGCAGTCGGGCTGCCGTGAATGCCCAGCTTGTGTTCGATCGACACGCAGCGCACATCGTTGCGGGCGCCGAGGCTGCCATCGGCATTGACCAGGAACTTGGGCACGATGAACAGCGAGATGCCCTTGACGCCGGCCGGGGCATCCGGCAGTCGGGCCAGCACCAGATGGACGATGTTGTCCGCCATGTCATGCTCGCCCCAGGTGATGAAGATCTTCTGGCCACTGATGCGGTAGCTGCCGTCGGCCTGGGCTTCGGCCCGAGTGCGGACCTGCGCCAGATCGGAACCGGCCTGCGGTTCGGTCAGGTTCATGGTGCCGGTCCATTCGCCGGTCGCCATGCGCGGCAGGTAGAGGTCCTTGAGGGCCTCGCTGGCATGGTGTTCGATCGCTTCGATGGCCCCCAGGGTCAGCATCGGTGCCAGGGAAAAAGCCAGGTTGGCCGAACACCACATTTCTTCGGCCGCCAGCGCCACCAGGGCCGGCAGGCCCTGGCCGCCATAGGCTGCCGGGGCGCGCAGGCCGACCCAGCCGGACTCGACATAGCCCTTCCAGGCCTGCTTGAAGCCCGGGGCGGCGGTCACCTCGCCATCGTGCCAGCGTGCCCCCTGATCTCCCTGGCGGTTGATCGGTGCCAATTCCTGTTCGGCGAACTTGGCGCCCTCCTCCAGGATGGCCTCCACCAGTTCAACGCTGCAATCCTCATAGCCCGGCAGGCTGCAGACCGATGGCAGCTCGGCAATCTGGTTGAGCACGAAATTGAGCTCTTTCAGCGGTGCCTTGTAGTTCATGCTGTTTCTCCCGTGTTGCTGTGTTTTTATATGAAAAAACCGGCAAACGCGCCCCTCGTGCGTTTGCCGGTCTGTTTACTGCGACATGCCTGCTCAGCCCTTGGACAGTTCAGCCAGCAGCTCGGGCACCACGGTGAACAGATCGCCGACAATGCCGTAATCCGCCACCTGGAAAATCGGTGCCTCTTCGTCCTTGTTGATGGCCACGATGACCTTGGAATCCTTCATGCCGGCCAGATGCTGAATGGCACCGGAGATCCCGACGGCAACATACAGCTGCGGCGCCACCACCTTGCCGGTCTGACCGACCTGCAGGTCATTGGGCGCATAACCGGCATCCACGGCGGCGCGCGAGGCCCCGAGTGCCGCGCCCAGCTTGTCGGCCAGCGGCGCCAGGACGGCCTGGAACTGATCGGCCGAACCCAGGGCACGCCCGCCCGACACGATGATGCTGGCGGCGGCCAGTTCGGGACGATCCGACTTGGTCAGCTCCTGCGAGACAAAGCGCGACACACCGGCATCCGCGGCAGCGGCAATGTTCTCCACGGCAGCGCTGCCGCCGCTGGCAGCCACGGGATCAAAGGCCGTGGTACGCACGGTGATCACCTTGACGCTGTCGGCAGACTCGACCGTAGCCAGCACGTTACCGGCGTAGATCGGGCGCACGAAGACATTGGGCGATTCGACGGCCACGATGTCGGAGATCTGCGCCACGTCCAACAGGGCGGCGACGCGCGGCAGGAAGTTCTTGCCGCTGGCGGTGGCCGGCGCCAGCACATGGCTGTAGCCCTTGGCCAGACCCAGCACCAGATTGGCCAGATTTTCAGCCAGACCGTGGGCATACAGCGCATCGTCGGCCAGCAACACCTTGCTCACGCCGGCGACCTGACGGGCCGCTTCGGCAACGGCGGCGCAACCCTGGCCGGCCACCAGCAGGTGAATCTCGCCGCCGATCTTGCCGGCCGCAGCAACGGTGTTCAGGGTGCCTGCTTTCAGGCTGTGATGATCGTGTTCAGCAATAACAAGAATGGCCATGTCACAGCACCTTTGCTTCGTTCTTGAGTTTGGCCACCAGCTCGGCTGCGTTGGCCACCTTGATGCCGGCAGCACGG from Paludibacterium sp. B53371 includes:
- the gspL gene encoding type II secretion system protein GspL; translation: MSVLRVYLSATTAESEVLWSLSDAQGRTLSSGQGGVLPRGADQCLLVLAAGTSRCARVALPGGTRRQTSALIAYALEEGLLNEAEDNRYASLPDRTDLRVCLTAQAPLQAVLGWLGRQGVAVSAIVPEEQCLPLPPADTWVVARREAVWAVRFADGQTLCVPHQGDALWATLRRRGEPQQLWLCGDSALPDALADLPWRRQPDCRWQQAQPVCAHDFSPPLARWWRTLRRVPALCREGVVLLSLLSLLEGGWLMAQWGWLSWQRAQLVAQMQQLAQPMGVTPRPAGAEVLDQARQQLAQRRLQHGLAQDGDLLPMLAALPSGLAEAGALQGLHYRQGLLTLQGSRPFPRLSREQSRLLAQGGWHVAQADALQLTLRFAARPDAEGAW
- the gspK gene encoding type II secretion system minor pseudopilin GspK, whose translation is MRRQSGMAVIMALLLVALAASAASLVLWQQGLWWQQVEVDRQRAQMRLLLDAQLAWAATRLHSRAIVALNQSWARPWQGSEGDYHWQARLHDLQSRLNLNALGLPDGRVNQDMLEAYQRLLQSLQLPGTLADQLVRWQGLRPADGQGGSGQAVRGLRDWRQLAEVSGYTPAVMQRLGPLVSLLPSSFSRINLNTAPLPLLQALLPEVAPAALARVLQQRRTLPFRDQADFASRVGAAAVLRPSLFATSSVLFQLHGVVRHQRAERHVEAILQVEAGRVRLLRRAEPGALPPLAE
- a CDS encoding type II secretion system protein J, with the translated sequence MTAPSARQQGMTLIELLVAMSLMAILSVLGYQGFSALLIARERLLSVSAQWVDLARVFARVGHDLDRLPPLDGADPRPRLLLQGEPTNQVLSVWLPGTPSPGSLDQVRYRAGQEGLAWSSSRADGQFFPLLSSGARVQWRLQLDDGRWVEQWHGASANRPRLLEMQVRDRALGSVTRFWRLP
- the gspI gene encoding type II secretion system minor pseudopilin GspI, whose protein sequence is MRQQGFTLLEVLVALAITAIALSALLRVSGLAAENSMVLRERMLAGWVAEDHLALLQTAGTPPVPGLQQGSVELDERRWYWRQQVSPLFEGSLLRIEVSVQADAGRDYPLARLVAYLPGARS
- a CDS encoding prepilin-type N-terminal cleavage/methylation domain-containing protein is translated as MRGFTLLEVLVVMAIIGILTTTLTLSISPDTHRQLQEESYRLARMLEQGVAMAEEGDPLALRWQPAGYAFVRRDVAGRWQPAGDDFFAAHAWPEGVQAQILRAPAAQPWPLWQQGQSPWLVLRLTGGGHQVDLSLSPLGRVSLDGAAP
- the gspG gene encoding type II secretion system major pseudopilin GspG, with the protein product MQSSAKMQRGFTLIEIMVVIVILGVLGALVVPKVMSRPDEARVVAARQDINALMQALKLYRLDNGRYPTTVQGLQALIQQPATPPLPRNWKPGGYLERLPLDPWGTPYRYLNPGAHGEIDLWSLGADGQPGGSGVNGDIGNWMQ
- the gspF gene encoding type II secretion system inner membrane protein GspF, with protein sequence MASYRYQALDKDGRRLRGTLQAESARQARSRLREQGLMPLTLQLPGRQRRLRLPAGSLVLLTQQLSTLLEAGLPLERALSAVIEQTGQGPARQVLEALRTDILQGQSLAGALSQRPGVFSPLYRALIEAGEQSGRLDSVLVRLADYLARRASARQKLIQALAYPLAVMLVALLVVSGLMTWVVPQVVGVFVQSHQTLPWLTRALMALSAGLREWGWLLLPGLLSVVLCLRRLLSRPAWRRRSESLLLALPLFGSLLLAINTARMASTLAILVSSGVPLLSALATVQPLLGCLLLRDAMDEVMTQVREGQPLSRALAARGCFPPVLVHLVGSGESSGTLALMLERAALQQQQEVERRLGTMSALMEPLLILCMGGVVLVIVLAIMLPIIDMNQMVH
- the gspE gene encoding type II secretion system ATPase GspE: MSRRLPFAFARDQGVLLLPDGSWQVREDAAPEGWSEVLRLFGPPAQVVLLTETAFGQALAAHYAEHDGAAGVVEDIGQTLDIARLIESLPTVEDLLESEGDAPIIRMINALLAQALREQASDIHIEPFEGYSVVRFRLDGTLRDIARPHRALHAAMVSRIKIMASLDIAERRLPQDGRISLRLGGRPVDVRVSTLPTGFGERVVLRLLDKEAARLDLGALGMPPDTLAAVDRVIRQPHGILLVTGPTGSGKTTTLYAALSRLDADQTNIMTVEDPVEYHLPGIGQTQVNARIDMSFARALRAILRQDPDVIMIGEIRDLETAQIAIQASLTGHLVLATLHTNDAVSAVTRLVDMGVEPFLLASSLLAVMAQRLVRRCCPDCRTTRAGPVRHACQTCGGSGYRGRTGLYELLLVDAELQRLIHGAASEQQLRQHAQTQGMRSLRDDGLRLVERGETTQEEVLRVTRT
- the gspD gene encoding type II secretion system secretin GspD, encoding MPRHHLAGLLFLLAALNTPLGATPAGRESVTLNFANADIETVVRAIGEMTGHNFLLDPRIKGTVNIISSQPVSRALAYQILLSSLRLQGFSAVEGEGVVKIVPESDAKLHARVATRGGQGGERLITRVFTLKNSNAAQLLPVIRPIVSPNNALSAFAQANALVVTDYADNLRRIESIVASLEGVADSQTAVVPLLYASASELATTLGKLLQDAGSEGSRLIINADSRANVLLVRADLPGRLNQVRQLVQMLDQPSQAGANVRVVYLKNADAARVAQTLRALLSSSAAPLAETRKSSLPSSPAASGIGQGQVAGNQDAGSSNAAPLAADPAAAPDGSAAGNTPASTLVQADTASNALILNVPDSMYRNLRNVIDLLDRRRAQVHVETLVMEVSAQRLQELGVRWQALQTQPGSGSAGGNTLALQLGSQGLGLTAGSGAGVLHVKGLGNVLDLTVLARALETEAQGNILSNPTLMATDNEPARIEVGQEIAVQTGQYSNLGSGSNTASPFTTYDRKTVGLKLAIVPQISEGGSIRMKILQTASSIDPASANSTLPTFNIRSVETSVTVEDGGIIAIGGLIQETVSNNQDKIPLLGDIPGLGWLFRHQVKARNKTNLLVFLKPTIVRDDGGARAIAEERYRYILGDSYARRTSPLALDARSALEALPSGIKSLQGEGGAP
- a CDS encoding acyl-CoA dehydrogenase, with protein sequence MNYKAPLKELNFVLNQIAELPSVCSLPGYEDCSVELVEAILEEGAKFAEQELAPINRQGDQGARWHDGEVTAAPGFKQAWKGYVESGWVGLRAPAAYGGQGLPALVALAAEEMWCSANLAFSLAPMLTLGAIEAIEHHASEALKDLYLPRMATGEWTGTMNLTEPQAGSDLAQVRTRAEAQADGSYRISGQKIFITWGEHDMADNIVHLVLARLPDAPAGVKGISLFIVPKFLVNADGSLGARNDVRCVSIEHKLGIHGSPTAVMSFGDQGGAVGYLVGELNKGLAYMFTMMNHARLGVGVEGLAVSERAYQAAVNYARERVQSRAVGAADAAGVPIIRHPDIRRMLMTMRAQIEAQRALACYAAAALDRAGHHPVPEERARNQALLNFLIPIVKGWNTEQANEITSMAIQVHGGMGYIEETGVAQYYRDARITAIYEGTTGIQALDLIGRKTAGDQGAVAQGLLEEVLVTVRELEAAGQSGLARNLRRAAADASRAIGFVLEHFTTRPEWPAAGSVPFLKLMGIVLGGWQMGRAALIAQRGLTEEGADQDFLQSKLVTARFYGEHLLPQTAGLAHAIVEGAESVLELGEASF